TTGTTAGGGAATCATAGAGTTATCTAGATCGTATATTTTATAGGTGGTATATTCCTGTCACTATTCAAACTTGTAGTAAGATGAATTTATTACGTTAATAAAATTTCTAGCTTTTCgttaaaaaaacaaaaattattGTTATAACTCTATTACTGTTAAATTTATTAGTTTTCATAAATTTGATTTTGGAGATGTAACAATGATTGAAAGTGATAAAAAAATGTGTGAATCTAAATGCAAATTGTTCTTTATTTTAATTGGATATAGATTACTTTAAAAAATTGCTACATATTATAATAGGTTTTAAATATGAAATGcttgaaatttttttaaatttagcGGGCCTTAGAAttatattcatattttattttggatGCCGCAGAAAGAAATTGCATAGCCACTTTAATAAAATTTTATGACTTATTATATTTTTTCATGTGAACAACTTATAAAGATGTTTTCATGATTTATTCAGGTCAAGTAGTTAAAATCAAAAAATAGATAATGCATAATGTTTAACTAAATATATCTATTATAATagaaatatttcaaaaatatctttaaattaattaattatacgTGTTCCTCCGGATGGCATGCATTGAAAAATGTAAGTTTGTAAAATAATTTGATTCgatatgataaaatttaaaaataaggtgttctaattttttataataaattttaaaataagcgGACTCTAAAGTTTGTTTGTATTTTAATTTTGGCGAAATTAAAAATTAAgtaataaaatgaaaatgaaaaaagAAGTAAGATACATGCTATCATATATTTAATGTTTCAATTTTAATGATaatgtaatatataatattattcaatgatgtttggttaaatatatttttaattttaacatGAATAGAATTACGtatgtgtatattatatatatatgtatttatttatatatctatatatctatatatctatatatctatatatctatatagatatatatatcttttttttcttttgttcctTATTATTTTGTTCAAATATAcaatttttgtttttcaatattATAATTTTTCTTGTCTAAAAATTTATTGTCCATATTCAATAAATAtgttaaataaaatatgaatgAAAGAGGAAAACAAATTAAGTTTTGTTGTCTTAATTTTATATTAgagaaattattaatttatttgagttgatcgaataaaatgtaattttgATTAATGAACAATATATAATGAAAATTAATGTATTTGAGTTGATTGAATAAAATGTAACTTTAGTTAGTGGAAAAAAAACGGATGAGATAAATATTTTTTAAGATAGAATAACTAAATTAGAATTATGCTAATTATACAAAGCAAAAAATTTATttagttgataaaattttatttttaaaataaaataagaaccaaaaatttaaatttaaacaaAGGAAGAGTATGTCATCGGGTGAGATTTAAGAGGACTGTGGTTAGAAATTGATGTGATGTTAAAAAAAGTGTTGGTGAAAAGAtattgttaaaaaaattaaatcaatgTTTGGTAATATTTTTGATGTTCATATGTTTCTATATAAGAAAATGAAAAATTATGATGGTAATCCTGATTTTTTTCAAAAGAATGGGAATATGATTTTTTTAATAGACTTTTtaaatttatcatatttttgataaaaaaactTATATTACTAGCAATGCCAAATATAAAATAACTCCATAAATTGAAAAATGAAGTCTTCATCGGAATATTAAATTAATGAATCTGTGATTACAAACTGATTAATGTTTTTAGATCTTATATCATATCTGATGATGTTTGTATGGGATCATTCCGACAAATAGTCAGTATGAGATCATTCTGACAAATCAGATATGTTAGTCAGTGTTATTGATCCGACATATCAGATAATCTGTTATTTTATCAGCATTATTCACCTAATTGTCGTTTTGTTGTATTTATATTGACGTGTCAGGAGACTTACcacatttttatttttgtaatatttGAGTTTAATTTTTCACACATCTTATTTTGGGGGTAGATAATATTTTTCAAAACTTGTTTTTATTAAAAAAGATGTAACTAAAATCATGATTTATAAAAggaaattacaaaaaaaataattattcgGTCAATAGTTTAGAACATGTGTAGAAAAGTTGATAAATATAAAAAACAAAGTAATAAGTTAAATAGttgtaaaattttgaaatttatgtttatAGATTTATTGCTcacttaatattattaattatatataaaaaattatgtaTCTTTGGGAAAATAAACTTTTTGAATGGATTCTTCAATTTAAAACGAAATGTAGATTTAGATATTTAAATATTAACAAACAAAATTAGATTGGATGGTCTCTAACAAGAAAATAGGTTGACTTTTCCTAGAGATATATGTTATATGTTAccattaaatttaaaaaaaagtATTGAATTGTAAATTTTAGGGTTATAAAAGTATAATGAAATATTATAGAACAAGACATGGTAATTGTTTAATAATAAGTAATTTTTTATTATCTCATGTATACAAATTCGTGTGATCATGTCATGCATGTTTAAGATTTTTCAATAAActatatcatcaaaatgaaaatatataataaattgaattaaaatatacatatatagcatgtggttttatattttaaattaaaatagttTAATCTCATATAAACAGAAGTGGGATTATTTATACAAGTACAACTCTCATATAATTTGAGTATATTAAAATAGTTTCTTACAATGAATTTTTTACTCCTGGTTAACAAATTTGATGGGTATTTAAGTTATGCCATTTTATTTTGATGCAAGAACATTTTAAATTACTTAAACTGTTTAACTTATATTGTAGAGTATATGTAAAATTATCAATTACATATATATAAGAAACCACTTTTTATAGTTAtctaataaatataatatttattatatatatgtatatatattaaattacATATATTTTAATATTGATTATTGATAAAttactaaattattaaattataaattataaatatttattgtaCAATTGATGTCTCATGTACACTTAATCtcacattttttttcttttatatttACACCACATGATTTAGGTGCCCACATTACAAATTTTCTTTTAGTTGGGATGACATAAATGTCAAAGGATTGCAAATTTTTGGCAGCCTCTTAAACAAAAAAAACAGGTTAAATCCtacaaaataatacatatttttatatgattttaatTATACTTATGAAATTATTTGAGTAATAATCATTATTTTTTGAACAAATTTTAGTAGTAAGGTgcaaaatatataaataaaaaaaatggaaTATTAATATATTTTGAGGATTTGACAATAACATTATCAATCTTCCTTAATACCTACAGGTGGATATGCTGCTCCTTGGAAGAGGGGGTGATGTCTCAATAAGATTTTATTGCACTGAATCAAGATTGCATGTGTACTATGGTCTTAAGTACTAGAGCATTCCAAAAATAGAAATGATGAATATGATGCAGCACTAACTTGTAGCTAGTGACACAAAGATGGAAAAcatcaattttttttttgttataGGACGGTAATAAATTTAGTGACCACTTCTCACCGATTAGGTCACGGTCACTATCTGAGAGGCGGTTTAACGTTAGCCTTTCTATCCTATATAAAGGAAGTTGCAAACCCCATATCAAATACACACCTCCGGCCAAAAGATGCAAGTACACAAACCTAAAAGGTCAGtctttaattaaatatatttagttATAATCATAAATTCGTTTCTCTAGTATATTTCATTTGTTTGTCAGCTATGGTGTTAGTTTTTTTCTGTGAATAGTGTGCACACTTGCTTCATAATGAGTTTTTGGCTAATAATTTGCTTGCTTTCTTGTTTATTTGTTTCTTTTCAGTACAATGAATAATGATAATCATGACTCTGAATTGAGTTCCTGGATAGAGAACTACAACAATGAAATTTCTCTGGGCCAGTACGTTGCAACTCGGCGACAGCAGGGAGAAAATGAAACTCTTTATGACTACGTAATGGCAACTCCACCTCAGCAGGCCGAGTTTgattcagtgatgaagtttctcCAGGCTAGTCAACAACTCACTGAGCCTACTACAGAGTTCGTTTTAGGGAAACCCTATGAATTTGTCCAGCCGGTTACAGGTCTACCACAACAAGTGGATCCCCAACCGGCTGTGAAACTTTTTCAACAGCCGGTCACAactccaccaccaccaccacaaCAAGCTGAGGATGCTCTTTGGATCCCAAAGCCGCCTCAACACCAATCTGACTATATGCCTCCTTTGGAGCCTGGTCTGGTGGAACCTTCCGTGTTCAACAATAACCATCACTATTTCACTGCTCCTGCAGTACACAACTCCCCCTGGGCTGTCTCTCCATTTCCAAGCAGCACTGCACCTATCTATTATGAGCCGGCTGTTGAGACAGAGCCAACACCAGTTGTAGCTACTGTGGAAGAGGCTGAACCAACGTCGGTGGTAATTGCTGTGGAAGAGACCAAAGAGAA
This sequence is a window from Apium graveolens cultivar Ventura chromosome 9, ASM990537v1, whole genome shotgun sequence. Protein-coding genes within it:
- the LOC141686999 gene encoding uncharacterized protein LOC141686999 isoform X5, producing the protein MQVHKPKSTMNNDNHDSELSSWIENYNNEISLGQYVATRRQQGENETLYDYVMATPPQQAEFDSVMKFLQASQQLTEPTTEFVLGKPYEFVQPVTGLPQQVDPQPAVKLFQQPVTTPPPPPQQAEDALWIPKPPQHQSDYMPPLEPGLVEPSVFNNNHHYFTAPAVHNSPWAVSPFPSSTAPIYYEPAVETEPTPVVATVEEAEPTSVVIAVEETKEKGSTSVVKEENQIDKASLLEETFRYLKSLQYQVNMLSLGGKMRMSMAMGMNMAMVPFPAFVPVSTLQHSANTAAQLPTVANINGHYLGFYPQGYLQDDNNATLQPRTSKTPGEMEDCE
- the LOC141686999 gene encoding uncharacterized protein LOC141686999 isoform X3, which translates into the protein MQVHKPKSTMNNDNHDSELSSWIENYNNEISLGQYVATRRQQGENETLYDYVMATPPQQAEFDSVMKFLQASQQLTEPTTEFVLGKPYEFVQPVTGLPQQVDPQPAVKLFQQPVTTPPPPPQQAEDALWIPKPPQHQSDYMPPLEPGLVEPSVFNNNHHYFTAPAVHNSPWAVSPFPSSTAPIYYEPAVETEPTPVVATVEEAEPTSVVIAVEETKEKGSTSVVKEENQIDKASLLEETFRYLKSLQYQVNQLQMLSLGGKMRMSMAMGMNMAMVPFPAFVPVSTLQHSANTAAQLPTVANINGHYLGFYPQGYLQDDNNATLQPRTSKTPGEMEDCE
- the LOC141686999 gene encoding uncharacterized protein LOC141686999 isoform X2 codes for the protein MQVHKPKSTMNNDNHDSELSSWIENYNNEISLGQYVATRRQQGENETLYDYVMATPPQQAEFDSVMKFLQASQQLTEPTTEFVLGKPYEFVQPVTGLPQQVDPQPAVKLFQQPVTTPPPPPQQAEDALWIPKPPQHQSDYMPPLEPGLVEPSVFNNNHHYFTAPAVHNSPWAVSPFPSSTAPIYYEPAVETEPTPVVATVEEAEPTSVVIAVEETKEKGSTSVVKEENQAEEQDDGSEPLAKRIRRNKSHCGSERIDKASLLEETFRYLKSLQYQVNMLSLGGKMRMSMAMGMNMAMVPFPAFVPVSTLQHSANTAAQLPTVANINGHYLGFYPQGYLQDDNNATLQPRTSKTPGEMEDCE
- the LOC141686999 gene encoding uncharacterized protein LOC141686999 isoform X6; this encodes MQVHKPKSTMNNDNHDSELSSWIENYNNEISLGQYVATRRQQGENETLYDYVMATPPQQAEFDSVMKFLQASQQLTEPTTEFVLGKPYEFVQPVTGLPQQVDPQPAVKLFQQPVTTPPPPPQQAEDALWIPKPPQHQSDYMPPLEPGLVEPSVFNNNHHYFTAPAVHNSPWAVSPFPSSTAPIYYEPAVETEPTPVVATVEEAEPTSVVIAVEETKEKGSTSVVKEENQMLSLGGKMRMSMAMGMNMAMVPFPAFVPVSTLQHSANTAAQLPTVANINGHYLGFYPQGYLQDDNNATLQPRTSKTPGEMEDCE
- the LOC141686999 gene encoding uncharacterized protein LOC141686999 isoform X4 — protein: MQVHKPKSTMNNDNHDSELSSWIENYNNEISLGQYVATRRQQGENETLYDYVMATPPQQAEFDSVMKFLQASQQLTEPTTEFVLGKPYEFVQPVTGLPQQVDPQPAVKLFQQPVTTPPPPPQQAEDALWIPKPPQHQSDYMPPLEPGLVEPSVFNNNHHYFTAPAVHNSPWAVSPFPSSTAPIYYEPAVETEPTPVVATVEEAEPTSVVIAVEETKEKGSTSVVKEENQAEEQDDGSEPLAKRIRRNKSHCGSERIDKASLLEETFRYLKSLQYQVNQLQMLSLGGKMRMSMAMGMNMAMVPFPAFVPVSTLQHSANTAAQLPTVANINEQRNIAA
- the LOC141686999 gene encoding uncharacterized protein LOC141686999 isoform X1; this encodes MQVHKPKSTMNNDNHDSELSSWIENYNNEISLGQYVATRRQQGENETLYDYVMATPPQQAEFDSVMKFLQASQQLTEPTTEFVLGKPYEFVQPVTGLPQQVDPQPAVKLFQQPVTTPPPPPQQAEDALWIPKPPQHQSDYMPPLEPGLVEPSVFNNNHHYFTAPAVHNSPWAVSPFPSSTAPIYYEPAVETEPTPVVATVEEAEPTSVVIAVEETKEKGSTSVVKEENQAEEQDDGSEPLAKRIRRNKSHCGSERIDKASLLEETFRYLKSLQYQVNQLQMLSLGGKMRMSMAMGMNMAMVPFPAFVPVSTLQHSANTAAQLPTVANINGHYLGFYPQGYLQDDNNATLQPRTSKTPGEMEDCE